The region cacagaggagAGCACCTTAACCCTCCCACAGCATTTAACATGCCAAATTTGTAAGACTAATTCACACTCATACTCGCCCTCATGCAACCTAAAGGCTAAATCAAGATAAATGCTGGAGAAAAGAAATTACGTTCAATAGCATTGCATTCTTTATCTTTATCACCTGTTAATGGGCAAGAGACTTAAATGGCTTACAACCAGGATATAAGTATATTCTTGGGGTTTTAACATCATGATACATATTGTCCTGCTTTCCTGACTACCAAATGAAGTGCCATTATCAAGAATGCCAAACTAAATTCACTAATCCATTAAGCATTGCTGATATTAGAATATGCAGTCATGATTATCCAAAAGACACGTGCAGGGTATAGTAGACGAGGCTCTATCTTGGCCCTTTCTGCACTATCTGattccaaaaacaaatacttctaATATAATACAGTATCTTTGTAGAATAAATCTTGACAATCTTATCAGCCACAAACAATTGCATGGTCATGGTGTGCATTCTTTTGCATAGTATTTTAAGGAAGAATGTAAAAGAGTCCACATCACACAACTTATATTACACAATTAGTTTTAGGATTTTGGAAGCACGACAcaatctaaaaatttcacaattAATGCATATTGATGAGACTCCAATCTTGTAACGGTCATTCATGATGATCAATTTGCAGAAACTGTACAATATATCAATGTATTAAGGAATTAAACTCTCAAACACAATACTGAATATACAAATGTGGGGAAGTAGATTCAATTACGAGCATCATGAAACTTACTGCATGATAAGCATATGGCGATTTCCCCTGACGTTCAAAGTGCTTGGCCATGATGGAGAACTCAATTGGACCCCACTCCTCCGCTTCAAAGCAATTGCCAAGTGCAGCTTTATATAACTACCACCAACAAAAATCAAACAGCATGTTTAAAAATTCTTACATCTTAATCAAGGATGAATGCCCatgtaaaacaacaaaaagttaCTTAACAGCAATTGTTGATCACAGACCTTAGTGGCGTCGGTTAAAAGCTCGGTTCCAGCAGGATAAGCTGCATAGAATTGGTCACCTCTAGAATATCCAGCTCTAGTTCTacaacacccaaaaaaaaaatccaccagAAGAAACAGCATTAGAATCAAGGTCCTGatatatgtatatgtgtgtgtgtgtgtgttgcttGCCCTAGATTGCCAAGCTCTAGTCTCTACTCTAGCACCAAAATGTACAGATTAATCTCagataaaaaacagaaaaccaaAATGAGTTTGAAATATCAAGGGCCAACTATAGAATTtttagaattacaattacaaaaacaagaaacccAACAAATAGAAAGACCAAAAACCATAACTATAAACCCAtcgaagaaattagaaaaacaagaaacccaaaaaaataaaattcaatgcaACAACCCACCAGAaaaaaagaaccagaaaacatAAGTAGAAATCAAAACATAGACGTTTAAAACTTGAGTGAAAGAGTAATTGACTCACGTATTGGTTGTATAGGCATAGCTCATGACGGCAACAAAGCAATAGAAACCAGTATAAGAAACGACTCTGCGAAGCTTTTGaatctttattatttctttgaatCCATCAtagagcatcatcatcatcggtTATACTGGAAGGCGAACCTGAGACACGAAATGTAGTCAAGGAATAACCAATTGAAACGTTTAATCGAACACCTCGCATGCATGGTCTGACATCATAGTTTTTAGAAAAGAGGACTTACGAGTTGCCCGAAAACGATAGGCAGCTTCAATTAGTGTGAATTGATCGATATTTGTAGAAGTAATAGGATGCAGTGCTTGTTCATGGTATTTGACACTCTAGCATATAGTACCagttctcttcttccttttttaccGTGTTTGAATCAGACGTTCAACACTACAGCATGTCATGGTGGCCAactgtttttaaaatatcagcgtgtttggcagtatgattgtgagtgttttttaaataattttttgtattaaaatgtatgttaataatgtttttttattttttaaaaattatttttgatatcagcacattaaaacgatccaaaatgtacaaaccatattaaattttagcaaaataaaaaaaaaatttcaaattttttagaaacacagccgcagccgcgttcccaaacactcCCATAGTAGATGACATGCTGCGCGATGAAACGAATTTGTAGCGTGTTTGTGCGTTATTGTTATtgtgagtttttaaaaaaaattatatagaaaaaattattgtaatttataatatttttttaaaaaaatacaaagctaaatttttaactaatttcataaaaaaataaacaatttttttttaaaaaaactcataacgaaaggaaaaaaaactatgcaagAAAAAACTGTAGCAACTATAGTATTTCATGAGAAAATATACGGTTAatattcttaaccaactcaatattaaaaataataaaattgataaagataatttaaaaaaaatcataaaaaacatgtgggggaacactgtagcaatccacagtgttttaaagaaaaaaactacgaagctaaattctcaaccagtttaatataaacaaatcgacaaagacaatttaaaaaaaaaaccatatggggaaacactgtagcaatatacaatgtttaaaaaaaaaactacaaagctaaattctcgacaaactccatattaaaaaaataaaatcaacaaaaacaattctaaaaaaaagataccaaaaaatgaaaagaagaagaagaagaagaaaatttaaaaaaaaaacatgcggggaaatttaaaactaaattcttaatcaactcgatattaaaaaaaattgacaaaataattttgaaaaaaaacatgtggggaaatacttttggaaaacaaaaaccatatgggaaaacattgtaacaatccacagtgttttaaagaaaaaaacaacgaaGCAAAACCGACAAAGactattttgaaagaaaaagaagaaaaaaattcataaaaaaaaaccatgtagagaaatattatagtaatccataatgttttaaataaaaaaactatagaactaaaattttaaccagtttaatattttaaaaaatcgcaaagataatttaaaaaaaatacaaaaataaaaaagaactaaaaaaacaaaaaaaagaagataatcttgggggggggggggatcatGTAAagcccataaaaaaacaatatgggaaaaaaaaacaaaaaaattgaacaaacaagaaaaaaaatacaaaacaaataaaatgaaaaaacaaataaaaaaaagcatgttgCGTGGGGTAAGTTATAGTATTTTCCCCATGCCTTTTAGAGTATTAGGTAATATCAAGGCTTTTCCAACTGTTTTTactggtctttttttttatatataaaatcttatttttaaattgaaaaattgatgcttatatttaattaattaaataagaaatcatatatgttgatgaatgaaaaaaaattattgatgataACTTAAATCTAAACTAGAaccatagaaaaattaaaagatagatataatttaaaatgttttattttgtaacacaggtgatatttttaaattgtatttaataactttatttattagaattaattttttatagtgtaAATAAATATACACATGAAAAGTGATTTGATagaattggataaaaaaatatcatgcaataatgcacatgttagaaaaaaatattattattttatgttgaaattatatgatatttaatcaaatatcatattgaaaaattaagagataaatatataagTACATGGATGGAAAACTCAAttctatataataaatttattttttggaattaatattttatttaataaaactataataaaaaaaactttagagaAGAGAAGtgattgaacaaaataaaagattattttttagcaGGGCTACACAAAAAAATGCCTcccaatattagaaaaaaatgttcaaacCTTAtttgtaaactaaaaaaaaattaaatcatgttacattaaaaataaatcataaaaaatagttaaaaatatgctaaattataaaaaaatacaagaaatcaACATAAGCttgatattaaatgatgaaattaaaaaaaaactaaaaatatagatgaaaaaaaaacccaagttcaTGATCCTGgcacaaaaatataattgataaaaaaaaattgagtactaaaatgaaaagagaaaaaaattaggataaTAAATTCAGAGTGAAATGCTAGAGCATGTAcaataatattgataaattgGGGACTAAACTTAGAAAATAGAGACTACAAATAAGTCTTCCAACTATGTACTTGATTTCGATCAAGTCTCTAAAATAATTTGGGAAATACATCATAGGAGATAGTATGAATAAAAAGTTGTACAAggataaaattcataaaaaaaccatgttgttaaaatattcttagaggttaaaatattcttaactaataaaatttaatgtaaTGAAATAAACTGGCAAAACTGcaagcttttaaaattatttcgaAAAAAAAGTGTTAGTGGAATATATTTACTCTAATATACCAGATATGCATTCTTAAAATCACATGAAAAAAGTATTTAATAACGATCATCACAAAATCGTGGATGTCTcaaactaatatatttattagcTCGTGTGTCAACAGcatttaaaaagcaaaagctAATCACTCCTTAAAGTTAATCAGCTTTGTTCAAGACATTATTGTCATCGTTCTTCTCCCTCCACACGGCACCGAAGATTCTTTTGTCATCACATGTATCAAAGCCGCCAGATCAGACAAACCTAAACAACAATAGATCAACCATTCTCCGCTAACTCAGTCCTCCTTCGCTAATGGAGTCAACAACAGtcatcttcctcttcctcctctttcTCCACCATCCTTCAGCTACATCATCAACACCCACCTCTATTTTCCCAAACGAAGCTCTCCCCAcaaaatcaggttatatccctGTCAAACCCAAAAGCAGCTCAGCTATTTTCTACACGTTTTACGAGGCTCAAAAACCAACTTCACCTCTTTCCCAAACCCCACTTCTCATATGGCTCCAAGGTGGCCCTGGCTGCTCCTCCATGATTGGAAACTTCCTTGAACTTGGCCCTTATCGCGTTGTCGATTCGCAAGACAACGAACACCCTGCTCTTCAGCACAATTTAGGCTCCTGGAACCGTATTTTTGGCCTCATTTTCATCGATAACCCAATAGGGACCGGATTTAGTATCGCTTCGAGCCCTGAAGAGATACCAAGAGATCAACACACTGTTGCTGAGCATCTCTTCGCCGCCATCTCTGAGTTTATTAAACTAGACCCAGTGTTCAAGACTCGGCCGATTTATATAACCGGAGAGAGTTATGCAGGAAAGTATGTTCCTGCAATTGGATATTACATTTTGAAGAAGAATACGAAGCTGCCTGTGGCGAAACAAGTTAATCTGAAAGGTGTTGCCATAGGTAATGGGGTAACGGATCCGGTGACACAAGTCAAAACTCATGCCCTGAATGCTTACTTTTCTGGATTGATCAATGAGAGACAAAAGGGTGAACTGGAAGAAGCTCAAAGGGAGGCAGTTAAGTTGGTTAGAATGGGAAATTGGAGTGAGGCAACGGATGCAAGAAGTAGGGTCTTGAAATTGTTGCGACACATGACAGGACTAGCCACTTTGAATGACTTCACTAGGAAAGTGCCCTACGAAACAAAATTGGTAACTAAATTGATGCAACTAGCCGAAGTGAAGAATGCATTGAAGGCAAATGAATCTATAGTTTTTGAGGACTGTAGTGACACGGTGGGAGAAGCATTGCATGCAGATGTAATGAAGAGCGTTAAGTATATGGTGGAATTCTTGGTTAAGAAGAGTAACGTGTTGTTGTATCAAGGGCATCTTGATTTGAGAGATGGAGTGTTTTCAACAGAAGCTTGGGTCAAGACAATGAAATGGGAAGGGATTGGGGAATATTTGATGGCTGAGAGGAAGGTGTGGAAAGTAAATGGTGTGCTTGCTGGGTATGTGCAGAAGTGGAGGAGTTTTAGCAATGCTGTGGTGCTAGGGGCTGGGCATCTTGTGCCTAATGACCAAGCAGTGAATTCTCAGGCTATGATAGAGGATTGGGTCCTGGAAAGGGGGGTCTTTGCTAATGCGGAAGGGGAGCTCTGAAATCAGTAAGCTGCTACTACTGTTACTGTTGCAAGGGGAGGGCTTCGTGTCAGACATTGCAAAGAACAAATCCCACGCTTCGTTTTCATCTATCACGCACCATCCAAgtgatgtttttatttgaacaacATGATGGGATTGTATCTGCTGgatcttgtttttatttgaattaacacGTTATTTAGAGAAGATAAAACTGAAATAACATCTTATCCAATTTCCTCTATCCATTCTGCCATCCATAGATGCTTCTGTAGACGCGACAGATTGTTATCAGACACACTTCACCTTTTACCATATGAAATCTCAAGGTTCCTGGGAAATTCACCATACATGTAACTGGTATGGTATCTCTATAGCATCGCTCAGTAGCATATTGACTTTGAAAAccacttattttttatagttttacagGCAAGATCCATCCACCGAATATTTTATTCCTCGAGACTATTTTGCAACTCCATTTGTAGACTTCAAATAATTCTATGACTTAATCATTTCATCCCAAGTCCCTACTGCTTGTGGAACATTTCCCTTTCACTGGTAAGTGGAAAGAATATCCAGCCAGGGGGCAATCAATCCATGGTCTTATTTAGCAATGCCGAGCGTAACTCTTCTTCATCAAGCAACTGAAAGTTCATGGCCCAAAAAACAAACAGTAATTGAGTAAACACgggataaaaattgaaaagaaactgGAATGCATGTCTCATGGCCAGTCCCAAATTGTAAAGGAAGCGACGCTGCTACACAAGGCAATGGAATATGAGACCACCCTTCAACGGAGGAAATCCCGAAGGAGGACCTCAACGTGTCCGGGCATTTATCTGCGACGTTTAATTTGGACTTTGCAAACATTGAACTTGTTTGCTCCAACCAATCAAGTTAGGGATTCCTTGGTCGAATCCCCCGTCACATTCACTctacaaaaattcaaatcataggAATATCTTAAACCCTATGCCATAGAAAGATTACTGCTGAAGCGAATTTACGAAGACCTCAGATTAGCGTTTGGGCAAATTCCTCATTGCAAACAACCACCCATGTAGCAAGAACAGTATACATGGTGCGCAAAATATTGTTGTCGCAAGCTCCAGCCCAAACGTGTTTTCATTATTAGttcacaaattaaaaaagaaaaggaacagaaTTGAAATATGCAATGGAATGGGCTCTGTTATGGCGTTTGGAGGCGGGTTTCTGAAGAGGGAAAGACGGGTTATGCAAGAAGAGAAGTTTGGTCCAAAAAAACTGTGAACTCGAATCCCTTTCATGAACAACCCTTCCAAGCACAAGACCCGTACTATGATGCcattggattttgattttgagggCTGTAATAAAGACTGGGCATCCAGCAGAG is a window of Populus nigra chromosome 10, ddPopNigr1.1, whole genome shotgun sequence DNA encoding:
- the LOC133704945 gene encoding uncharacterized protein LOC133704945 yields the protein MMMMLYDGFKEIIKIQKLRRVVSYTGFYCFVAVMSYAYTTNTTRAGYSRGDQFYAAYPAGTELLTDATKLYKAALGNCFEAEEWGPIEFSIMAKHFERQGKSPYAYHAQYMAHLLSHGQFDGSG
- the LOC133704386 gene encoding serine carboxypeptidase-like 50, with translation MESTTVIFLFLLFLHHPSATSSTPTSIFPNEALPTKSGYIPVKPKSSSAIFYTFYEAQKPTSPLSQTPLLIWLQGGPGCSSMIGNFLELGPYRVVDSQDNEHPALQHNLGSWNRIFGLIFIDNPIGTGFSIASSPEEIPRDQHTVAEHLFAAISEFIKLDPVFKTRPIYITGESYAGKYVPAIGYYILKKNTKLPVAKQVNLKGVAIGNGVTDPVTQVKTHALNAYFSGLINERQKGELEEAQREAVKLVRMGNWSEATDARSRVLKLLRHMTGLATLNDFTRKVPYETKLVTKLMQLAEVKNALKANESIVFEDCSDTVGEALHADVMKSVKYMVEFLVKKSNVLLYQGHLDLRDGVFSTEAWVKTMKWEGIGEYLMAERKVWKVNGVLAGYVQKWRSFSNAVVLGAGHLVPNDQAVNSQAMIEDWVLERGVFANAEGEL